One genomic region from Solidesulfovibrio sp. encodes:
- a CDS encoding PAS domain S-box protein produces MALPAASADASRVLATLLGTPGIGPMLLDALGQAIVILDAESGTVVAANQAAAELFDRPGESLVGLDHLLLHPPQDREMHRGLLAQVRDGLFAGPCSTLRPVTVLRRDGQRLSCRITAFTLRQRDGLRVCGIFQSPSAKEILESRLEDSEVDFAKVLPHIEEGVWSWTIETGEMFLTDRWLEQLGYRRGEFPNTTAACRDGLHPDDYPAVAAVLNACTRGETAAFSTEFRLRHKDGSYRWMLCRGGALRNAAGRVVRLAGANTDITARKEAEQALRESEARFRLLAQNTPDAVFLHDMRGQVLDVNDRACTLLGYDRETLLGLTVPDFEIVCPPEVLHGIWDAMRPGPFCFEGLARRADGTTFPTEVHGVAFMERGRTLSLVAARDLTLRKRYEQNLAEARDAAMAASLAKTEFLANMSHEIRTPMNIILGMTELMRAANLTSAQKRYLAALDNSGRLLLHLLNDILDISQIEANRLELRSRAFDPAALVAEVREFMRVPAEEKGLFLTVRRDGDLPATLVNDPDRLRQVLVNLIWNAVKFTPCGTITVTLAPHAPADGRPSVRIAVADTGIGIAPEDCRRIFDPFTQAAGPGGRRPAGTGLGLAICKRLVEGMGGQIGLESTPGQGSRFSFAIPSLEEAPAGPAPVRTPRPDRPGEAPGRRRRLLLAEDSLANQEMIRLFLENGPYDIEVAGTGREALARFAPGRFDVILMDMEMPEMDGCAATEAIRRLEAATGLWRTPVLMLSAHAFAVYEQKGLAAGADAFLTKPIRRALLLDALRAIQAIATTED; encoded by the coding sequence GTGGCTTTGCCCGCCGCCTCGGCGGACGCCTCCCGGGTGCTGGCCACCCTGCTCGGGACTCCCGGCATCGGGCCCATGCTGCTCGACGCCCTGGGCCAGGCCATCGTCATCCTCGACGCCGAGTCCGGAACCGTGGTGGCCGCCAACCAGGCCGCGGCCGAGCTTTTCGACAGGCCCGGCGAATCCCTCGTCGGCCTCGACCATCTGCTGCTGCATCCACCCCAGGACCGGGAGATGCATCGCGGCCTCCTGGCGCAAGTCCGCGACGGGCTGTTCGCCGGGCCGTGCAGCACGCTACGGCCCGTAACCGTGCTGCGCCGCGACGGCCAACGCCTGTCCTGCCGCATCACCGCCTTCACCTTGCGACAACGCGATGGCCTGCGCGTATGCGGCATCTTCCAAAGCCCCAGCGCCAAGGAGATCCTGGAGAGCCGCCTGGAGGACAGCGAGGTCGATTTCGCCAAGGTGCTGCCGCACATCGAGGAAGGGGTCTGGAGCTGGACCATCGAAACGGGCGAGATGTTCCTCACGGACCGCTGGCTGGAGCAGTTGGGCTACAGGCGGGGGGAGTTCCCGAACACCACCGCAGCCTGCCGCGACGGCCTGCACCCCGACGACTACCCGGCGGTCGCCGCCGTCCTGAACGCCTGCACCCGGGGCGAAACCGCCGCTTTTTCCACGGAATTCCGCCTGCGCCACAAGGACGGGTCCTACCGCTGGATGCTGTGCCGGGGCGGGGCGCTGCGCAACGCCGCCGGACGGGTGGTCCGCCTGGCCGGGGCCAACACCGACATCACCGCGCGCAAGGAAGCCGAACAGGCCCTGCGGGAAAGCGAGGCCCGGTTCCGGCTGCTGGCCCAGAACACCCCGGACGCCGTGTTTTTGCACGACATGCGCGGCCAGGTGCTCGACGTCAACGACCGGGCCTGCACGTTGCTGGGCTACGACCGCGAGACGCTCCTGGGCCTGACGGTACCGGATTTCGAGATCGTCTGCCCGCCCGAGGTGCTGCACGGCATCTGGGACGCCATGCGGCCGGGGCCGTTTTGTTTCGAGGGCCTGGCCCGCCGGGCCGACGGCACGACCTTCCCCACCGAGGTCCACGGCGTGGCTTTCATGGAACGCGGCCGCACGCTGAGCCTGGTGGCCGCCCGCGACCTGACCCTGCGCAAGCGCTACGAGCAGAACCTGGCCGAGGCCCGGGACGCGGCCATGGCCGCGAGCCTGGCCAAAACGGAATTCCTGGCCAACATGAGCCACGAAATCCGCACCCCCATGAACATCATCCTCGGCATGACCGAACTCATGCGGGCAGCCAACCTCACCAGCGCCCAGAAACGCTACCTGGCCGCCCTGGACAATTCCGGCCGGCTCCTGCTCCACCTGCTCAACGATATCCTCGACATCTCCCAGATCGAAGCCAACAGGCTCGAACTGCGCTCCCGGGCCTTCGACCCGGCCGCATTGGTCGCCGAGGTGCGGGAGTTCATGCGCGTCCCGGCCGAGGAGAAAGGGCTTTTCCTGACCGTGCGCCGCGACGGCGACCTCCCGGCAACGCTCGTCAACGACCCGGACCGCCTGCGCCAGGTCCTGGTCAACCTCATCTGGAACGCCGTGAAGTTCACCCCCTGCGGGACGATCACGGTCACCCTCGCTCCCCACGCCCCGGCCGACGGGCGACCGTCCGTACGCATCGCGGTGGCCGACACCGGCATCGGCATCGCGCCGGAGGATTGCCGCCGGATCTTCGACCCCTTCACCCAGGCCGCGGGCCCCGGCGGCCGCCGGCCCGCGGGCACGGGGCTGGGGCTGGCCATCTGCAAGCGGCTGGTGGAGGGCATGGGCGGACAGATCGGCCTGGAAAGCACGCCGGGACAGGGCTCCCGGTTTTCCTTCGCCATCCCGTCCCTGGAGGAAGCCCCGGCCGGCCCGGCGCCCGTCCGGACGCCCCGCCCGGACCGGCCGGGCGAGGCCCCGGGCCGACGGCGACGCCTGCTGCTGGCCGAGGACTCCCTGGCCAACCAGGAGATGATCCGGCTTTTCCTGGAAAACGGGCCCTACGACATCGAGGTCGCGGGCACGGGCCGGGAGGCCCTGGCCCGTTTCGCCCCGGGCCGCTTCGACGTGATCCTCATGGACATGGAGATGCCCGAGATGGACGGCTGCGCCGCCACCGAAGCCATCCGCCGCCTGGAAGCCGCGACCGGCCTCTGGCGCACTCCGGTGCTCATGCTCTCGGCCCACGCCTTTGCCGTGTACGAGCAAAAGGGCCTGGCCGCCGGGGCCGACGCCTTCCTGACCAAACCCATCCGCCGGGCGCTGCTGCTCGACGCCCTGCGCGCCATCCAGGCCATCGCCACGACCGAAGACTGA